A single Planctomycetota bacterium DNA region contains:
- a CDS encoding mechanosensitive ion channel family protein: MTSQHKLTGRRWIPAAAKTGAAALAALGARAARAQEAAPAAATLNLSPLARGWISFGIWLAGALVASKVVHWVWDHALLPIARRTKTTLDVGILEATRGPMRWVTFLALTEMGAKMSFRGLPPVTDHPAWGLFQGALYIALVLGITGLAYGVAHAVMDWYSHDVAARTKAHVDSQFLVLFRKLAKFVFFFIAATVVFDHFGVQITGLLATAGVMSLAVAFAAQETIANMIAGFVLMIDRPFKPGDRIQFGSGQTGDVLDIGLRSTRVLSFDHTVITVPNAEIAKAQIVNFSAPDPQFKIRAPLGVAYGTDLRKAKAVLLDVLNAHPEVRREPAPPAVFFTGFGESALELMLVYWVNDYHDQFRIRDEVNMAIKDRFEAEGIEVPFPQRSLHIRSAVELPLAREARRPSADSEPAGGSQA, from the coding sequence TTGACCTCCCAACACAAGCTCACAGGGCGCCGCTGGATCCCAGCAGCAGCGAAGACGGGGGCCGCGGCCCTCGCCGCTCTTGGCGCGCGGGCCGCCCGGGCCCAGGAGGCGGCGCCGGCGGCCGCCACGCTGAACCTTTCCCCGCTGGCAAGAGGCTGGATCTCGTTCGGCATCTGGCTCGCGGGCGCCCTGGTGGCCTCCAAGGTGGTCCACTGGGTGTGGGACCACGCGCTCCTGCCCATCGCGCGCCGCACGAAGACGACGCTGGACGTGGGCATCCTGGAGGCCACGCGCGGCCCGATGCGGTGGGTCACGTTCCTGGCCCTCACCGAGATGGGCGCGAAGATGAGCTTCCGCGGCCTGCCCCCCGTCACCGACCATCCCGCCTGGGGCCTCTTCCAGGGCGCGCTCTACATCGCGCTCGTGCTCGGCATCACGGGCCTGGCCTACGGCGTGGCGCATGCGGTGATGGACTGGTACAGCCACGACGTGGCCGCCAGGACCAAGGCCCATGTGGACAGCCAGTTCCTCGTCCTCTTCCGCAAGCTGGCGAAGTTCGTGTTCTTCTTCATCGCCGCCACGGTGGTGTTCGACCACTTCGGCGTGCAGATCACGGGCCTACTGGCCACGGCGGGCGTGATGTCGCTGGCGGTGGCCTTCGCGGCCCAGGAGACCATCGCCAACATGATCGCCGGCTTCGTGCTCATGATTGACCGCCCGTTCAAGCCCGGCGACCGCATTCAGTTCGGCAGCGGGCAGACGGGCGACGTGCTGGACATCGGCCTGCGCAGCACCCGCGTGCTGTCGTTCGACCACACGGTGATCACCGTGCCGAACGCCGAGATCGCCAAGGCGCAGATCGTGAACTTCAGCGCGCCCGACCCCCAGTTCAAGATCCGCGCCCCCCTGGGCGTGGCCTACGGCACCGACTTGCGCAAGGCCAAGGCCGTCCTGCTCGACGTGTTGAACGCGCACCCCGAGGTGCGGCGCGAGCCGGCGCCGCCCGCCGTGTTCTTCACGGGCTTCGGCGAGTCGGCGCTCGAGCTCATGCTGGTCTACTGGGTAAACGATTACCACGACCAGTTCCGCATCCGCGACGAGGTGAACATGGCGATCAAGGACCGTTTCGAGGCCGAGGGCATCGAGGTCCCGTTCCCACAGCGCAGCCTGCACATCCGCTCGGCGGTCGAACTGCCCCTGGCACGCGAAGCGCGCCGACCTTCCGCGGATTCCGAACCCGCGGGAGGTTCGCAGGCCTGA